In Elaeis guineensis isolate ETL-2024a chromosome 1, EG11, whole genome shotgun sequence, a genomic segment contains:
- the LOC105061032 gene encoding inositol diphosphatase DSP4, giving the protein MKLEMGKRTVTAAEEDETEDVVVPVAAKSRSCSYSLSFKVGGEAVGAAAAAAAAAAAREGGEELFVPPLNFAMVDHGVFRSGFPDAANFSFLETLKLRSILCLCPEPYPEANTEFLRSHGIKLFQFGIDGCKEPFVNIPEDTIREALKVVLDVRNHPLLIHCKRGKHRTGCVVGCLRKLQRWCLSSIFDEYQRFAAAKARVSDQRFMELFDISSLKHLSPSFSCLKSS; this is encoded by the exons ATGAAACTGGAGATGGGAAAGCGAACGGTCACCGCCGCTGAGGAGGATGAGACGGAGGACGTGGTGGTGCCGGTGGCGGCGAAGAGCCGGTCGTGTTCCTACTCTTTGTCCTTTAAAGTCGGCGGCGAGGCCGTAGGGGCGgccgcggcggcggcggcggcggcggcggcgaggGAGGGAGGGGAGGAGCTGTTCGTGCCGCCGCTGAACTTCGCGATGGTGGACCACGGCGTCTTCCGCTCGGGGTTTCCGGACGCCGCCAATTTCAGCTTCTTGGAGACCCTCAAACTCCGCTCCATATT GTGTCTTTGCCCGGAGCCCTACCCGGAGGCCAATACGGAGTTTCTCCGGTCGCATGGAATTAAGCTCTTCCAGTTTGGAATCGATGGTTGTAAG GAACCTTTTGTCAACATTCCAGAAGATACAATTCGTGAGGCTCTCAAAGTTGTCCTTG ATGTCCGAAATCACCCACTGCTTATTCATTGCAAACGAGGAAAG CATCGAACTGGTTGTGTAGTAGGATGCTTGAGAAAACTGCAGCGCTGGTGCCTTTCTTCAATCTTTGATGAGTACCAGCGTTTTGCTGCTGCCAAAGCTAGGGTTTCTGATCAGAGGTTCATGGAGTTATTTGACATCTCTAGCTTAAAACATTTATCACCTTCCTTTTCATGTTTGAAAAGCTCATAG